Below is a genomic region from Onychostoma macrolepis isolate SWU-2019 chromosome 15, ASM1243209v1, whole genome shotgun sequence.
CGCTTGACTTGTGGAAAAAATAAAGCTCACAACATATTCCCACACATCACACTCTGCCAGTTCTTTATGGTGAGTCATAGTTTCTATTTTAATCTGGATTTATTATTCTTATgttgtgtaattttacatttcttcattttatgtatttgtagtGTCCAGACAATAAACTAGTGGCTCTGTGTGAAGCTCTGCAGTCTGCAGTGAATCAATGGAGAGGACGCTTCCCCAGCCCTCTGCCCCTGGAGCTCTACACCTCCACCAACTTCATAGGCCTCTTCGTGGAGGAGCAGGTGGCTGAGACGCTGAAGAAGTTTGCGGCTGATTTTGCGGTGGAGGCTGCTGCTAAAGCTGGTGGGGAGGCGTGATCAGAGCATTTGTCACAGATGGTGCCTGCATAGTGCTcacgttttatttttttctaatgagCTCATTACTCATTCTCATGGCGTTCGTTAtccatatgactttcttccatggaacacaaatgaaaaaaattatcaatttccaagatgcttttttttttcagtataatGTAAGCATGGTATTTGCAAAACTCAAACTATCAGCAAATAATGACATGAATCTTAGTCTGTTCTGTGTTGTTACTAttaactaaaacaattaaaaatagttttcacttaattaaatgataaaaataaaataaaatagaaatattgcctatttaaaataatactaagTTTAAGTaccaaaatgactaaaattgaaataaaataaagctaaatagaattttttttttttaatgacaaacattactaaaattttaaataaaattcaaatgaaagctgaaaatataaatattaaatattaatacatataatactgaaataacactgtcctgttcctcacacaaagctatcatgtGACTTCTGAAAACATATATAGTGCACATAATATAGCAAACTATTTTTTTACttgtcctttttggagcttgacatcCCCTGGACACTATATGCATTCAATTCATGGATTGCAAATACATTGaccttttttgttttactgaagaaaaaaaaaaaagacatgaataAATGGTGACCGAATTTAAATtcttgagtgaactatccctttaaatctgtACTTATCAAAAgataaactgtaaatcaaacaTTCTAGATGTTTTTCCTCTCCATTTTTCCCTGTTTTAACCGTGTTCTAATGAAATGAACTGATACTTATTCATTGATCAAAATACTGTGTATTTGAATAGAGAATGCTCATGACACTATTTATTTCATAGATGTCCATGTGGAACCCCATAAAAAGCAGCTTCATTTGACTCTAGCCTATCACTTCCCAACCAATCATTATTCTGTCTTGGAAAAGTTGGCAAGAGGGATTGAAGTCAAGCTGGGTTGTGATTGGCTCGCTGCCCTCTTCTCACGAGACATACGATTTGCAAATCACGAGGCGAGTTGAgttttatgtcttttaaatcttctattaatcttatttttttcagttttaatgttttgctaGTTCACTGGAATGCACTTTAATGCAGACTTACCTCTGTTTCATTATCAGACTTTGCGAGTGATGTACCCCTACACTCCTCAGAACGACGATGAGCTGGAACTGGTGCCTGGAGACTTTATCTTCACGTCTACAGTAGAGCATATGAGCACTAGTGAGGGCTGGGTGTACGGCACGTCTCTGGGTACAGGCATCTCTGGCCTGCTGCCTGAGAACTATGTGAGTCCTGCTGATGAGTCTGACACGTGGGTCTTCCATGGGTAAGTTCTCCAAATGATTTGCTGTGCAAGTTTGATAGTTCTCAGTGCAACTTATCAGTATTACTTGCACGTACTTAGGGTTCAAGGGAAGGTTCACCTGAATTGTACTCATCAGCTCTTTGAGTAGGTGGTacttttgaattaattattactTCACAAGCGTGTGTAGTATAATTTGAATCCGATCTACTACATTTGGCAAGTTTTCCTACCAGCATCAGTTGCATCGCGTTACTTCCATTCACAAATACTCTCCTGTGGCCaaatgggatagtaaagtgtcgaTTGTATGTGTTTATCTCCATAAACAGGTCACACAGCTTCTTTTGTACTTCCCCTTCGGAAAAGGGTTGCAAGGAGAGCAAATCATTGGATGGGCTGCTCAACATTCGATGCTTTGAAAACTCAAAGTTGGGAGAATCTGCCATCTTGAGTGTTATTTGCCAACCCATGCAGGTGCCTGTTACTGTACATTACAGCAATTAAAGTAACATTTCCAACACTTTTCACTTTGGGTTTGTGCAGTTACAGatgatttgatttattaaagCATTTTTGTGCTGTTGATGATAGGTGCTTCGCTCCAACATCCAGTCTCGGACCCCTAAAAGGACCTTGTTTGTATGTCGGCATGGAGAAAGAATGGATGTAGTGTTTGGGAAACACTGGCTCTCACAGTGTTCTGACTCTAAAGGTAATCTGAACTGATGGATCATGGTGCCTCGCTCACATGGTACAATTAGTTTGCAAGCTCAGTTTGTCTTCCTGTAGGCAGGTACGTGAGGAGTAACCTGAATATGCCTGCTGCACTACCTGCCCGGGGTGGAGCACACAGGGACTATGAAATGGATGCTCCTATCACAGTGGTTGGAGCTACACAGGCTAAGATAGTGGGTATGTCTGCTCAGTGTTATGATGTTGAGATGAATTCACCAAGTGAATTGTCTATCATGCTGTTTTTAAGTCATCCGTCTGATTTCCAGGTGAGGCTATGCTGGAAAGTAATACCACTATTGATTTTGTGTACTGCTCACCCAGTCTCCGATGTGTCCAGACAGCTCATGAAATCCTCAGAGGTACATACTGTAGTCAGGAATCTGTTGGCAGCAGTGGTCTACATGTTTACTGGAAAATTCCAGTAGGAGCATGTAAATGTCTTTTAGACCAGGGGTTTTAAATCTTTTAGATGCCATGTAGACTCcattcttaaaatataaaaggcaGCTATATTTTCGTGTGTAAAGACCAACTTTATACTGTGAAAATATAAAGATATTATAAATACACAATTGTTCAGACAGCAAgatttttgacaaaaaaaaaaaaaaaaaaagcaatgctgcattaaattgatcaaaagtgaccgtaAATACACGTATAATGTTtaattatacaatttaaaatttaaaaatgctgtcaaagaatcctgaaaaaatcttggtttccacaaaagtattaagcagcagtgtttttataataaaattggtaataaaaatatatacaggtgctggtcatataattagaatatcatcaaaaagttgatttatttcactaattccattcaaaaagtgaaacttgtatattatattcattcattacacacagactgatatatttcaaatgtttatttcttttaattttgatgattagagcttacagctcatgaaagtcaaaaatcagtatctcaaaatattagaatatttacatttgagtttgaataaatgaccatccctacagtataaattctgggtctctcttgttctttgaaactacaataatggggaagactgctgacttggcaatgatccagaagacgaacattgacaccctccacaaagagggtaagtcacagaaggtcattactgaaaggtgtggctgtttacagagtgctgtatcaaagcatattaaatgcaaagttgactggaaggaagaatttgggtaggaaaaggtgcacaagcaacagggatgaccgcaagcttgagaatacagtcaagcaaagccgattcaaacacttgggagagcttcacaaggagagaactgaagctggagtcagtgcatcaagaatcgccacgctcagacgtcttcaggaaaagggctaccaagccacttctgaaccagagacaacgtcagaagcatcttaactgggctgtggagaaaaagaactggactgttgctcagtggtccaaagtcctcttttcagatgaaagtaaattttacttttcatttggaaatcaaggtcccagagtctgaaggaagagtggagaggcacggAATcaatgttgcttgaagtccagtgtgaagtttccacagtcagtgatgatttgggctgccatgtcatctgctggtgttggtccactgtgttttctgaagtccacagtcaacgcagccatctaccaggaaattttagagcacttcatgcttccttctgctgacaagctttatggagatgctgatttcattttccagcaggacttggcacctgcccacactgccaaaggtaccaaaagctggttcaatgaccatagtgttactgtgcttgattggccagcaaactcgcctgacctgaacgccatagagaatctatggggtattgtcaagaggaagatgagagacaccagacccaacaatacagatgagctgaaggccactatcagagcaacctgggctctcataacacctgagcagtgccacagactgatcgactccatgccacgccgcattgctgcagtaattcaggcaaaaggagccccaactaagtattgagtgctgtacatgctcatacttttcattttcatacttttcagttggccaagatttctaaaaatcctttctttgtattggtctttttaattttcaatcatcaaaattaaaagaaataaacatttgaaatatatcagtctgtgtgtaatgaatgaatataatatacaagtttcacttttgaatggaattagtgaaataaatcaactttttgatgatattctaattatatgaccagcacctgtatatgaaactattgagctgcaaatcagcatattagaatgatttctgagggttcatgtgacaaaaaaatttgccatcacaggaataaattacattttaaaatattaaaatagaacacTAGACCAAATCGTAAATGATTactgaattgtaataatatttcacaatttatttatttttttagtctgtatttttgatcacatagatgtaactttcatttttcaaaaaacattaaaaaaaaaaaaaaaaaaaccttacaaaatattaccaaccccaaacttttaaacagtagcttgtttataaaatataatctggaaaatatttatttctataagtTACACTTTTCTTCTATTCTATCCGCAAATTGATTAACATTATAATTCTGACCATACAATGCTTGTATTAGACTAGAATTTTCCAGAAAGTTCTATGCTGCTTCAGAAATGGCACACAGTTTTCTACTGTACATCTTTAACGACATGTTCACTATATTCGTCTGCTTGTCattaaaattgttatatttaaatgcTCTCCAACCGCAATGTCATGTGCACCTTTTCTAGGAATGCAGCAAGATGGCAGAATAAGCATTCGAGTGGAGCCTGGGCTTTTTGAGTGGACTAAATGGGTGTCAGGAACATCTTTGCCTGCTTGGATACCCCCCACAGATCTTGCTGCGGCCAACCTTAATGTAGACACAACATACAGGTAACAGATGGACTGTTCATATACAGTGTGGGAgctatttacatttcaaattcagTCCTGATCGACAGTTGCCTTTCCGCAGACCTCACATCCCCATTAGCAAACTAACCGTCTCGGAGGCGTATGACACATACATTAGTCGCAGTCACCAGGTGACCAAAGACATTTTGGCACACTGCAAAAATAAGGGTGAGTGATTAAAAATATTGCTTTTAGTACTTGACCCTCAGATCTTTACTAACaccctcctttttttttttacatcaggAAAAAATATTCTATTTGTGGGACATGCTTCTTCTTTGGAGGCCTGCACTCGCCAGATCCAGGGCCTTTCTCCTCAGAATCCTAAGGATTTTGTGCAAGTAGTCCGAAAGGTTAGTTTCATCCTTTTTACTTTAAACATTTGGTCTTTATACTTTAAACATGATGCTTAATGGGAGCCGATCTTTCTGTCCAGATTCCATACCTGGGTCTGTGTGCCTGTGAGGAGCAGGGGGACTCAGGAGTCTGGCAGCTAGTGGACCCACCAATTCTTCCTTTAACTCATGGGCCCAACCACAGCTTCAGCTGGAGAGAGACCTTACAGCAAGAATGAGCTTATCTGCAGGGTCTGTCCACAAGAGACTGAAATGTTACCTGCACTGGAAGCACAAAacagaatattttttaaacagatCTGTCACATCCAGGTTTAAGTTATGCAAATAAGATATGGGATGTGGCAGAGTTTTTGTTTGCAGGTGGACAGAGGAGGTCGCACTGAATAATGAGCATTTGTGATCATGTTTACTGAGCCTTTAAAAGGCTTTCTCAGGGCGTTGGCTATcacttttaaaaagtcaaaatgcaCAGTGGCACAATGCAGCACTTATGGTAAAGATTAAAGATCACTTCCTGCCATGCAAATATGTACAATTTTGCAATGAGATGTTAAAGAACTTAAAGGCAATCATGTCTTAATCATTTCTCTTGCAAATGTAACTTGAATGCATAAAAAGTGTAACATTTGTTTTAGCATAGCTGAATGGATatcaaatgtatttgtaatatctttacattaaagctgcagtgtgtaattattaaaataaaataaaaaaaattgtttaaaaagttTTGTATTAATGTGCACAGACAGACCAAATAAAAAGCCAAATGTaggttgatttatttttattttttcccctgaaAAGTGTAAACATTGTAGTGGCTAACTGCTTTATTGTTTGTGAACCCTTACACAGCAACatggctcaaccaatggcgtGAGTTTAGGGAGGGGCTCTTTGTTTTTTCGACCAACGGCAGACAAGGGGGAGTCTTTGGGAAACCTGTTTGTGCTAAGGAGcacagttgccaagtccgcgtaTTTTACGCGACTTTGGGCTTCTTTTAAAGTTGCGGGGAAAAATCCCTGGTcgcgggttgcggttttttgggcttatttaaaaaaaatatatatggttGCTTGATAGggaaatctgacaagcaacttcgtttctttatttatattcGCCATATTCTCCAGTGCATTGATTGCCACTCTGTCTGCTCGAAGTTAATAGCCAACCagtgcaataatataagtgctATAGCGTAATTTGCCAAATGTTCCGCCTcttcattggagaaaaatcacattcaaaagaAGGCGCGTGACGCTGTAATCCAAGCGATGATAGAAGTAGACGTAGAGgagtgggatgactttcttttagactaatttttataatgtttttgtaatgtattaattatcacgggctgtaataaaaaacaagtagtcatatcctaatactgagtaaatacatttggttcgaatagcctgtcttaaaatgtatttctttttttaacatttaaatttagactacattattagattaccttttgacttcatgaatacacataaatgacaccttaatgattttttaaaagcttttttttaataatctttttaataatattatataatattttcttttttaatataatatattataattgaatataatatttaatatatttttctataatatttgtcgcatttttttttttatgtcatttatttgatagttatgtatacattattttattttaaatggaagaaaaacctgtttttgacctcaaaataaagcactttcccgctgtacatggctgtgggaatgagcagttttgtggtgcttggaattctttatcattaattaaaaacaaatattgtcacattgatggctcaagaaggtgcaattgttcaaatattgttccgttgtttcattttaaaatatataaaaaaaaaaaaaaaaaatgtaaccaagtgtttttcaagtgtaatatttttaaGGCTAGGGACAAAGAAATTGACATTTCAATAGAATGACCCCAATATATTTTGGGCTGTAAATATGTGGCTATGTTACAGCtcccctttgaagctcttgtgcttttctccttttccatctctccaATCCTATTCTGCTTCTGATTGAAGATGAGTTTTGTTCccacttttgttgcagtttgcaaatttttgtaaaatagcttctgtttttgcttttcagataaaagagtggtttcagtgtaatatgttgcaggctcatttattggtaataaataattgataataaataatatcgatgataaatcataaaaaatatattgggttgtttttgaagctgcggttgcttatttgtctcgcGAGAGTTGGCAACTGTGCTAGGGAGCTTAAAGCTTTATGGCGTTTCCAGTGTCATGAGCAGGTAAAACACGGTAAGGTTCCAGCGATAAGCAATTTGTCAGTCCACAGTCAAAATGTATCATGATGTGTCACAACAGACAGACAATCGGtatatttgatgtttaatatcACTATAGGGGAATTTTGTCTAGACCGAAACTGGTTTGGACAACAACATTCTGAGGAGacagatttaataaaataataataataataattaattaattaacagtaATACTTGGTCAAACGAAAATTTATTTGATCTTAGTTGCAATATACTATGCATATCCAGATTTTTTAAACTATTGATTGAGTTTCATATGCAAATACACAGCAGTTATTTAATAGGCTTAACGTTTGACTAGATGAATTACAAAATGGCCCCATTTAGCACAATCAGAGATCATTTAATATCATTTGTCATAGCCtactgttaaaaatgtatattcctAACTAGTTCcatactttaaaaatgacaacGGCTTATTTTTGTCACATTCTTCGACTAATAATAAACTTGGAAAAGTCGGTAGGCTATGTTTTTGAACGTGCATTATGCACCTGCGTTTGAACAGGTGCCTTTTTGTTTGATATTATATTGAATCTTGGAACTTTTAGGAATGATATCCTGATCCAATTCGCGAATTCTAAAGAGATTACTCGTTTGAACGCATAATTTGTATTGAATTCAACGGAATTACAAACGGTATTTATGTtctaaattactgtttttataaacGATAAATGGTCGCGAAATTATCAGTAACGCTTATTAATAAAACCTAATTAAAactcacaaaaatatatatattttttttttttgagcgtGCACGGTGCAAatactaggggtgtaacgattcaTCGATATGGATGGATACATCGATAGGATGTCTGAAGATACGATGCATCACGCGAAAAATATGGATATCTGTAGTATAAATAGGCACCTTAATTTTGGCACTGtccacattttcacataatgtcCGTCTATGCATTACCGCGTGCATTCTCGTTCAAACTCACGTATCAGGGCTAGATATAAGGACTGTCCGAAGGCACAAGGTGAGCATAAAAGATGCACACCATATGTGAGAAGTTTTCTGCGCACACATCTGAAGCCCACGCACCGAGCCGAATAATGAATTGAGCTCTCTtccgcttttttttttttttttttgtggatggatgaataaatacaaacaaaattacATAAACATGCGCGTTTTGACGAATATCCTAGTAAACACAGTCGGTTAGTATGTCTGAacgtaaacagttgagaaagaaaatgcatgTGTATCAGTATATTAAATCCGTGCTTTCCttcttaaagtgaaagcaaactaataataaatctaatgcggtcaaagaaaaatacaagtgcTTACTGCTCCTGACTAAATAACCTTTGTAAcatcaaaaatgattaatttaatttatacagtgaagactatgcagttattttacatttgagtaggctattacatttctgtagagTATCTGAAAATTCATTTTAGACTGAGCTGAAAAACCTGAAAAGCACTGCTTATTGAACTTGTGtct
It encodes:
- the ubash3bb gene encoding ubiquitin associated and SH3 domain containing Bb isoform X1; translation: MAAKEDLYSKIIPRRLRQNSSVSVKHGSNLDVLLSMGFPQQRALKALASTGGRSVQLACDWLFSHLDDPFLDDPLPREYVLYLRPSGPLQNQLSHFWQQSRLTCGKNKAHNIFPHITLCQFFMCPDNKLVALCEALQSAVNQWRGRFPSPLPLELYTSTNFIGLFVEEQVAETLKKFAADFAVEAAAKADVHVEPHKKQLHLTLAYHFPTNHYSVLEKLARGIEVKLGCDWLAALFSRDIRFANHETLRVMYPYTPQNDDELELVPGDFIFTSTVEHMSTSEGWVYGTSLGTGISGLLPENYVSPADESDTWVFHGSHSFFCTSPSEKGCKESKSLDGLLNIRCFENSKLGESAILSVICQPMQVLRSNIQSRTPKRTLFVCRHGERMDVVFGKHWLSQCSDSKGRYVRSNLNMPAALPARGGAHRDYEMDAPITVVGATQAKIVGEAMLESNTTIDFVYCSPSLRCVQTAHEILRGMQQDGRISIRVEPGLFEWTKWVSGTSLPAWIPPTDLAAANLNVDTTYRPHIPISKLTVSEAYDTYISRSHQVTKDILAHCKNKGKNILFVGHASSLEACTRQIQGLSPQNPKDFVQVVRKIPYLGLCACEEQGDSGVWQLVDPPILPLTHGPNHSFSWRETLQQE
- the ubash3bb gene encoding ubiquitin associated and SH3 domain containing Bb isoform X2, coding for MAAKEDLYSKIIPRRLRQNSSVSVKHGSNLDVLLSMGFPQQRALKALASTGGRSVQLACDWLFSHLDDPFLDDPLPREYVLYLRPSGPLQNQLSHFWQQSRLTCGKNKAHNIFPHITLCQFFMCPDNKLVALCEALQSAVNQWRGRFPSPLPLELYTSTNFIGLFVEEQVAETLKKFAADFAVEAAAKADVHVEPHKKQLHLTLAYHFPTNHYSVLEKLARGIEVKLGCDWLAALFSRDIRFANHETLRVMYPYTPQNDDELELVPGDFIFTSTVEHMSTSEGWVYGTSLGTGISGLLPENYVSPADESDTWVFHGSHSFFCTSPSEKGCKESKSLDGLLNIRCFENSKLGESAILSVICQPMQVLRSNIQSRTPKRTLFVCRHGERMDVVFGKHWLSQCSDSKGRYVRSNLNMPAALPARGGAHRDYEMDAPITVVGATQAKIVGMQQDGRISIRVEPGLFEWTKWVSGTSLPAWIPPTDLAAANLNVDTTYRPHIPISKLTVSEAYDTYISRSHQVTKDILAHCKNKGKNILFVGHASSLEACTRQIQGLSPQNPKDFVQVVRKIPYLGLCACEEQGDSGVWQLVDPPILPLTHGPNHSFSWRETLQQE
- the ubash3bb gene encoding ubiquitin associated and SH3 domain containing Bb isoform X3, giving the protein MCPDNKLVALCEALQSAVNQWRGRFPSPLPLELYTSTNFIGLFVEEQVAETLKKFAADFAVEAAAKADVHVEPHKKQLHLTLAYHFPTNHYSVLEKLARGIEVKLGCDWLAALFSRDIRFANHETLRVMYPYTPQNDDELELVPGDFIFTSTVEHMSTSEGWVYGTSLGTGISGLLPENYVSPADESDTWVFHGSHSFFCTSPSEKGCKESKSLDGLLNIRCFENSKLGESAILSVICQPMQVLRSNIQSRTPKRTLFVCRHGERMDVVFGKHWLSQCSDSKGRYVRSNLNMPAALPARGGAHRDYEMDAPITVVGATQAKIVGEAMLESNTTIDFVYCSPSLRCVQTAHEILRGMQQDGRISIRVEPGLFEWTKWVSGTSLPAWIPPTDLAAANLNVDTTYRPHIPISKLTVSEAYDTYISRSHQVTKDILAHCKNKGKNILFVGHASSLEACTRQIQGLSPQNPKDFVQVVRKIPYLGLCACEEQGDSGVWQLVDPPILPLTHGPNHSFSWRETLQQE